From one Stigmatopora nigra isolate UIUO_SnigA chromosome 8, RoL_Snig_1.1, whole genome shotgun sequence genomic stretch:
- the ehd2b gene encoding EH domain-containing protein 2b, whose product MSRWGRKNVKKTPEVIRTVTEGLKSLYRKKLLPLEQYYGFHDFHSLSLEDADFDNKPMVLVVGQYSTGKTTFIKYLLEQEIPGSRVGPEPTTDCFTAIMHGEVESVIPGNALIVDPNKPFRKLNPFGNTFLNRFQCAQMSNQVLESISIIDTPGILSGAKQRVSRGYDFPAVLRWFAERVDRIVLLFDAHKLEISDEFAEAIGALKGNEDKLRVVLNKADMVGTQQLMRVYGALMWSLGKVFGTPEVLRVYIGSFWSEPLMVTDNRKLFELEEEDLFTDIQNLPRHAALRKLNDLVKRARLVRVHAHIISYLKQEMPSVFRKDNKKKNLIYQLPVIFSKIQLQHNISAGDFPDCAKMQEQLMVHDFKKFKTLKPNLMAALDELLSVDIAKLMPLLRQEELEAGEMPGVQGGAFLGVRAGPFGEGDPFGDEDHDLGEEGDEEEPDRWVVTKDKPKYDEIFYNLAPDEGKLSGTKVKHWMVSSRLPNSVLGRIWKLSDVDRDGMLDEEEFALASHLMEVKLEGHGLPPELPVRLVPPSKRRLKGSDV is encoded by the exons ATGTCACGCTGGGGGCGTAAGAACGTGAAGAAGACTCCGGAAGTGATCCGCACGGTAACTGAGGGTCTCAAGTCGCTGTATCGCAAAAAACTTCTGCCACTGGAGCAGTACTACGGATTCCACGACTTCCACTCGCTCAGTTTGGAGGATGCCGACTTTGACAACAAACCTATGGTGCTGGTGGTGGGACAGTACTCCACCGGCAAGACCACCTTCATCAA GTATCTACTGGAGCAGGAGATTCCGGGCAGCCGGGTAGGACCTGAACCCACCACCGACTGCTTCACCGCCATCATGCATGGCGAAGTAGAGAGCGTCATACCTGGCAACGCCCTCATCGTGGACCCCAACAAGCCCTTCCGAAAACTCAACCCTTTCGGGAACACCTTCCTCAACAG ATTCCAGTGCGCCCAGATGTCCAATCAGGTGTTGGAGAGCATCAGCATCATTGACACGCCCGGAATCCTGTCCGGAGCTAAGCAGAGAGTCAGTCGAG GCTACGACTTCCCTGCCGTGTTGCGCTGGTTCGCCGAGCGCGTGGACCGCATCGTCCTCCTCTTCGACGCCCACAAGCTGGAGATCTCGGACGAATTTGCCGAGGCCATCGGCGCCCTCAAGGGCAACGAGGACAAGCTGCGGGTGGTCCTCAACAAGGCCGACATGGTGGGGACGCAGCAGCTCATGAGGGTCTACGGCGCCCTCATGTGGTCCCTGGGCAAGGTCTTCGGTACCCCGGAGGTCCTCAGGGTCTACATCGGCTCCTTCTGGTCCGAGCCGTTGATGGTGACGGACAACCGCAAGCTCTTcgagctggaggaggaggacctCTTCACCGATATCCAGAACCTCCCTCGGCACGCCGCGTTGCGCAAGCTCAACGACTTGGTCAAGCGGGCGCGCCTGGTTCGG GTGCACGCTCACATCATCAGCTACTTGAAGCAGGAGATGCCATCCGTGTTCAGGAAGgacaacaagaagaagaaccTCATCTACCAGCTGCCTGTCATCTTCTCCAAAATTCAACTGCAGCACAACATCTCCGCCGGAGACTTCCCGGATTGCGCCAAGATGCAG GAACAACTGATGGTTCATGACTTCAAAAAGTTCAAAACCCTAAAGCCCAACCTGATGGCGGCTCTGGACGAACTCCTCTCCGTGGACATCGCCAAGCTGATGCCGCTCCTCCGACAAGAAGAACTGGAGGCCGGCGAGATGCCCGGCGTGCAGGGCGGCGCCTTCCtaggcgtccgtgccggccccTTCGGCGAGGGCGACCCCTTCGGCGACGAGGACCACGACCTGGGCGAGGAGGGCGACGAAGAAGAACCCGACAGGTGGGTGGTGACCAAGGACAAACCCAAGTACGACGAGATCTTCTACAACCTGGCGCCCGACGAGGGCAAGCTGAGCGGGACCAAGGTCAAGCACTGGATGGTCAGCTCCCGTTTACCCAACTCGGTGCTGGGCCGCATCTGGAAGCTCTCCGACGTGGACCGCGACGGCATGCTGGACGAGGAGGAGTTTGCCCTGGCTAGCCATCTGATGGAGGTCAAGCTGGAAGGTCACGGACTGCCCCCGGAGTTGCCCGTCCGCTTGGTGCCGCCATCCAAACGCAGGCTGAAGGGCTCCGACGTGTGA
- the nup88 gene encoding nucleoporin 88, giving the protein MAAFGTDRWLDALANHDMFKKVRDKLESEPKTLERAVAKNLIFCMGGDFFLWDDVDRVFYTTSLRQLNTAEDQGDSFQTLLCINPPRFPVCQLLLSPTQGHVALVGQRGVSVLELPQRWGKKSEYEGGRSCVNCKSTPVAERFFTSSPFVSLRQAAWYPSATGEPLLVLLTSDNTLRFYGLKAPHAPLKVVPVSQTDDDTSGGVRAPARSFAASLGEVAVAFDFGPASFVRERPVYPLYILYETGETYLCHVSQVNTLRVGKLMGPLPMYPGAEDNYGYDACAVLCLPCVPPILVIATATGTLYHCVVMESDEDDEEDVAEPRCLTGSLPALYVFECVELELTLKVAAAGDEAEDEPDSACPLRLHRDPLCPQRYHCTHEAGVHSVGLPWAHKLATFLRAGEDERDGLPEAPAERRCAVEHIVCTRPLVSSKPAPVCGFLVLSDLSLGATMICVSAAYECILLPLLCSVRAPSPPLLCGRSDPGSSASPLRGLAGSSFEQHVRNILARGATNPLLLKAGDGEPSPQERLQLLSRATQVFREEYILKQDMAREELQKRVKLLRGQRAKQLEELGRCREERATLRREAERLADKYEDVKYRQDAASRRVKRALAAQRLRLPVLSDGEKDMRKELHAVAEQLKHLDVCIKQVKMKMEYQKTQVERQPSAATYAGGVSVSLSGPQKKVVRDVLREEGQQIVDMMKQVKEMSRLVAMKSSDMDSGNK; this is encoded by the exons ATGGCGGCGTTCGGCACGGACCGCTGGCTCGACGCCTTAGCAAATCATGACATGTTCAAAAAAGTACGTGATAAATTGGAATCGGAGCCCAAAACTTTGGAGCGTGCGGTGGccaagaacctcatcttttgcATGGGAGGCGACTTTTTCCTTTGGGACGACGTGGATCGCGTTTTTTACACGACCAGTCTGCGCCAGTTAAACACAGCGGAGGACCAAGGGGACTCGTTCCAGACGCTGCTGTGCATCAACCCGCCTCGCTTCCCGGTGTGCCAGCTACTACTCAGCCCCACACAAGGCCACGTCGCGCTAGTCGGCCAGCGCGGTGTCTCGGTGCTGGAGCTTCCGCAACGATGGGGTAAAAAATCGGAATACGAAGGAGGGCGCAGCTGCGTCAACTGCAAAAGCACCCCGGTGGCCGAGCGCTTCTTCACCAGCTCGCCGTTTGTGAGCCTTCGCCAGGCGGCTTGGTACCCCAGTGCGACCGGGGAACCGCTCCTGGTGCTCCTCACATCCGACAATACCCTTCGTTTCTACGGGCTAAAGGCCCCGCATGCTCCTCTCAAAGTGGTGCCCGTGTCGCAGACCGATGACGACACCAGCGGCGGCGTCCGAGCACCGGCGCGCTCCTTTGCGGCTTCCCTCGGAGAAGTCGCCGTGGCCTTCGACTTCGGCCCGGCATCGTTCGTCAGAGAAAGGCCCGTCTACCCGCTTTACATCCTCTACGAAACGGGCGAGACGTACCTGTGCCATGTCAGCCAGGTGAACACGCTGCGTGTGGGCAAGCTAATGGGCCCCCTGCCCATGTACCCCGGGGCCGAAGACAACTACGGCTACGACGCCTGTGCCGTGCTCTGCCTGCCTTGCGTGCCACCCATCCTGGTCATCGCCACGGCTACAGGCACCCTCTACCACTGCGTGGTGATGGAGTCGGACGAAGACGATGAGGAGGATGTCGCCGAGCCCAG GTGCCTCACGGGCAGCTTGCCGGCGCTCTACGTGTTCGAGTGCGTGGAGCTGGAGCTAACCCTGAAAGTGGCAGCAGCGGGCGACGAAGCAGAGGACGAGCCGGACTCGGCCTGCCCACTGCGACTTCACCGCGACCCGCTATGCCCGCAGCGCTACCACTGCACGCACGAAGCCGGCGTCCACAGCGTGGGCCTCCCATGGGCCCACAAGCTGGCCACTTTCCTTCGGGCCGGTGAGGACGAGCGGGACGGGCTGCCCGAGGCTCCGGCCGAGCGCCGCTGCGCCGTGGAGCACATCGTGTGCACCCGCCCTCTGGTCAGCAGCAAGCCGGCGCCGGTGTGCGGCTTTCTGGTGTTGTCGGACTTGTCGCTGGGCGCCACCATGATCTGCGTGAGCGCCGCCTACGAGTGCATCCTGCTACCATTGCTGTGCTCAGTGCGAGCGCCGTCGCCACCGCTGCTGTGCGGCCGCTCCGACCCGGGGTCCAGTGCCTCGCCGCTTCGTGGACTGGCCGGAAGCTCCTTCGAGCAGCATGTGCGCAACATCCTGGCGCGGGGGGCCACCAACCCACTTCTGCTCAAG GCGGGCGACGGCGAGCCCTCGCCGCAAGAACGCCTCCAACTCCTCAGCCGAGCCACGCAAGTCTTCCGCGAGGAGTACATCCTGAAGCAGGACATGGCTCGCGAGGAGCTCCAGAAACGCGTCAAGCTCTTGCGAGGTCAACGGGCCAAACAGCTGGAGGAGCTGGGGCGCTGCCGCGAAGAACGCGCCACCCTCCGCCGTGAGGCAGAACGACTGGCCGACAAATACGAGGACGTCAAGTACCGGCAGGATGCCGCCAGTCGGCGCGTCAAGCGGGCGCTGGCCGCCCAGCGACTGCGTCTGCCCGTCCTCTCTGACGGCGAGAAGGACATGCGCAAGGAGCTGCACGCCGTGGCCGAGCAACTCAAGCACTTGGACGTGTGCATCAAACAGGTGAAGATGAAGATGGAGTACCAGAAGACGCAAGTGGAGCGCCAGCCGTCCGCCGCCACCTACGCCGGGGGGGTTTCCGTCTCCCTGAGCGGGCCTCAGAAGAAGGTCGTACGCGACGTGCTTCGGGAAGAAGGCCAGCAGATTGTGGACATGATGAAACAAGTCAAGGAGATGTCCCGCCTGGTCGCCATGAAGAGCTCCGACATGGACTCGGGAAACAAATGA
- the spred3 gene encoding sprouty-related, EVH1 domain-containing protein 3, translated as MEGDVRVRAVVMTRDDSSGGWVPLGGGGLSHVVICKGRSRDRREYLIRGERLRDRAPVLECTVRRGLVYNKVNPIFHHWRVDERKFGLTFQTPADAISFEKGLQVVIDKLERGSDSPSSSTPEEADTEDDGQASHTGSESSSNSRKEMLPKPLTIVTSESSSTCFVRTDEFAFASGGTAQTPIQIHGRPGQRRLSDPPSPSSPSPPLEPPAGPPSSSPLSPTISLLEEGDLRSVDPCKDLWGSRGYEDYRRAGSARTVVGGLTGGVVVVGPQDKSELCVVRFEKEPSGSGGCDVTLTLDSKASRRPSSSPPAPNVASGGSSGAGSPQETGKGSPSPCCIHTSLATPRSRTRKRGGGAVSPDEDGPCPRASGGASSCSSRCVYCRSVFSASENGRGRCRDAPDPALRCLRQWTCVWCAESLLYHCASDSEGEFWEPCSCDESMGGRPHPLCCARWLALLALSLFVPCMCCYLPLRACLRCGERCGCCGGKHKAVR; from the exons ATGGAGGGCGA CGTCCGAGTCCGCGCCGTGGTGATGACCCGCGACGACTCCAGCGGCGGTTGGGTTCCccttggcggcggcggcctcaGTCACGTGGTCATCTGCAAGGGGCGGAGCCGGGATCGGCGGGAATACCTCATCCGTGGCGAGAGGCTGCGAGACAGAGCG ccggtGTTGGAATGCACGGTTCGAAGGGGGCTGGTCTACAACAAGGTCAACCCCATTTTTCACCACTGGCGGGTGGACGAGCGCAAATTCGGCCTCACCTTCCAGACCCCCGCCGACGCCATTTCCTTTGAGAAAGGTCTGCAGGTCGTCATTGACAAGTTAGAGCGAG GCTCGGATTCGCCCTCGTCGTCCACCCCGGAGGAGGCGGACACGGAGGATGACGGGCAAGCT TCCCACACAGGCAGCGAGTCGTCGTCCAACAGCCGGAAAGAGATGCTCCCGAAGCCCCTCACCATCGTGACCAGCGAGTCGTCGTCGACCTGCTTCGTGCGGACTGACGAGTTCGCTTTTGCGTCCGGCGGAACAGCGCAGACGCCCATCCAG ATCCACGGCAGGCCAGGACAACGGCGACTCTCTGACCCCCCTTCGCCATCATCGCCGTCGCCGCCTCTGGAGCCGCCCGCCGGCCCTCCGTCTTCGTCGCCCCTCTCGCCGACCATTTCCCTACTGGAGGAGGGCGACCTACGCAGCGTGGATCCCTGCAAGGACCTCTGGGGGTCCAGGGGCTACGAGGACTACCGCCGGGCGGGTTCCGCCAGGACGGTGGTGGGCGGGCTGACGGGAGGCGTAGTGGTGGTGGGCCCTCAGGACAAGTCAGAGCTGTGCGTGGTCCGTTTCGAAAAGGAACCATCCGGGTCGGGGGGCTGCGACGTGACGCTAACCCTGGACAGCAAGGCATCCCGGCGCCCGTCTTCGTCCCCACCGGCCCCCAACGTCGCCTCGGGCGGGTCCTCGGGGGCCGGCTCCCCCCAAGAGACGGGCAAAGGCTCCCCCTCGCCGTGCTGCATCCACACCTCCTTGGCCACGCCCCGTTCGCGGACTCGCAAAAGGGGAGGCGGGGCAGTCTCCCCCGACGAAGACGGGCCGTGTCCACGGGCGTCGGGAGGGGCTTCGTCGTGCTCGTCCCGCTGCGTCTACTGCCGCTCGGTGTTCAGCGCCTCGGAGAATGGGCGGGGCCGCTGCAGGGACGCCCCGGACCCGGCGCTGCGCTGCCTACGCCAGTGGACTTGCGTGTGGTGTGCCGAGAGCCTGTTGTACCACTGCGCCTCCGACTCGGAGGGCGAGTTCTGGGAGCCCTGCTCTTGCGACGAGTCCATGGGGGGCCGGCCGCACCCCCTGTGCTGCGCCCGCTGGCTGGCCCTCTTGGCCCTGTcgctctttgtgccctgcatgTGCTGCTACCTGCCTTTGCGCGCCTGCCTGCGTTGCGGCGAACGCTGTGGCTGCTGCGGGGGGAAGCACAAGGCCGTCCGGTGA
- the psmd8 gene encoding 26S proteasome non-ATPase regulatory subunit 8: MALRETAGLYETLKAEWNKKSPSLSKCGELLTKLKVSLLELNFLPTSGSTFTKQQLILARDVLEIGALWSILKKDIPSFERYMAQLKCYYFDYKDELPEAAYMHQILGLNLLFLLSQNRVSEFHTELERLSARDIQTNVYIRHPVSLEQYLMEGSYNKVFLAKGNIPAESYTFFIDILLDTIRDEIAGCIEKAYEQIQFTEATRVLFFSSSKKMTDYAKKRGWSLNAAGCYSFSGQQQRTEEVSIPSTELAEQVIEYARQLEMIV; this comes from the exons ATGGCGTTGAGGGAGACCGCCGGGCTCTACGAAACGCTAAAAGCGGAATGGAACAAGAAAAGCCCCAGCCTTAGTAAATGTGGCGAACTACTTACTAAACTTAAG GTATCGTTACTGGAACTCAACTTTCTTCCCACAAGTGGCTCCACGTTCACTAAACAGCAGCTTATTTTAGCAC GCGATGTCCTAGAAATCGGAGCCTTGTGGAGCATCCTGAAAAAAGACATCCCATCATTTGAGCGCTACATGGCCCAGCTCAAGTGTTACTACTTTGACTACAA ggaTGAGCTTCCGGAAGCAGCCTACATGCATCAGATTCTTGGACTAAACCTGCTCTTCTTGCTCTCGCAAAACCGCGTATCCGAGTTCCACACGGAGCTGGAAAGACTGAGCGCCCGTGACATCCAAACCAACGTCTACATCAGGCATCCCGTTTCCTTAGAGCAG TATTTAATGGAAGGAAGCTACAACAAAGTCTTCCTAGCCAAAGGCAACATCCCAGCAGAGAGCTACACATTTTTCATCGACATCCTGCTCGACACTATCCG GGATGAAATCGCCGGCTGCATCGAGAAGGCGTACGAGCAGATTCAATTCACGGAGGCCACGCGTGTGCTTTTCTTCAGCTCGTCTAAAAAGATGACCGACTATGCTAAAAAG cgtGGTTGGAGTTTGAACGCGGCCGGATGCTACTCGTTCAGCGGTCAGCAACAACGTACGGAGGAGGTCAGCATTCCGTCTACGGAGCTGGCGGAGCAGGTTATCGAATACGCCAGGCAGTTGGAGATGATCGTCTGA